The following proteins are co-located in the Syngnathus scovelli strain Florida chromosome 21, RoL_Ssco_1.2, whole genome shotgun sequence genome:
- the dcun1d3 gene encoding DCN1-like protein 3, with the protein MGQCITKCKNPTSSLGSKSGDKESGSKSHKKSSCMGSAGANKEEAGGKPGGELPNGTKAPEVSVETPIISALMGEPRKEDSLDGDGLSVKHIEELFSCYKDEQEDAILEEGMERFCNDLCVDPAEFRVLVLAWKFQAATMCKFTRKEFVEGCKAIQADTLEGICSRFPCMLLDAQGEENFKDLYRFTFQFGLDADEGQRSLQRDIAIALWRLVFTQHMPSILEHWLDFLSENPSGIRGISRDTWNMFLNFTQAIGPDLSNYSEDEAWPSLFDTFVEWELERRKREEERAPGEEGGALAEDECPLSADRLETGGGRGSQTWGGR; encoded by the exons ATGGGCCAGTGCATCACCAAGTGCAAGAACCCGACGTCCTCGCTCGGCAGCAAGAGTGGCGACAAGGAGAGCGGCTCCAAGTCGCACAAGAAAAGCAGCTGCATGGGTAGCGCCGGAGCCAACAAGGAGGAGGCTGGCGGCAAACCCGGCGGCGAGCTCCCTAATGGCACCAAGGCCCCGGAGGTTTCCGTGGAGACGCCCATTATCTCGGCCTTGATGGGAGAACCGCGCAAGGAGGACAGTCTAGATGGGGACGGGCTTTCCGTCAAGCACATTGAGGAGCTCTTCTCCTGCTACAAGGACGAGCAAGAGGACGCCATCTTGGAGGAAGGGATGGAGCGCTTCTGCAACGACCTGTGCGTGGACCCGGCCGAGTTTCGCGTGCTGGTTCTCGCCTGGAAGTTCCAAGCGGCCACCATGTGCAAGTTTACAAG GAAAGAGTTTGTGGAGGGCTGCAAGGCCATCCAGGCGGACACCCTCGAAGGCATCTGCTCCCGCTTCCCATGCATGCTGCTGGATGCTCAGGGCGAGGAGAACTTCAAGGACCTGTACCGTTTCACCTTCCAGTTCGGCCTGGACGCCGACGAGGGCCAACGCTCGCTGCAGCGCGACATCGCCATCGCGCTGTGGCGCCTGGTTTTCACCCAGCACATGCCCTCCATCTTGGAGCACTGGCTGGACTTCCTGTCCGAGAACCCCTCGGGCATCCGGGGGATCtcccgggacacgtggaacatgTTCCTCAACTTCACGCAGGCCATCGGGCCCGACCTGAGCAACTACAGCGAGGACGAGGCCTGGCCCAGCCTCTTCGACACTTTTGTCGAGTGGGAGTTGGAGCGCAGGAAACGAGAGGAGGAACGGGCGCCGGGCGAAGAGGGCGGCGCGCTCGCCGAGGACGAGTGCCCGCTCAGCGCGGACAGGCTTGAAACGGGCGGCGGCCGCGGATCACAGACGTGGGGGGGCCGCTGA
- the lyrm1 gene encoding LYR motif containing protein 1, with amino-acid sequence MTASTQRTVLSLYMRVFRVARTWQAQSGVASDTLSERNYILQEARTLFRQNQQITDQEAIKKCINECEARIEIGLHYRIPYPRASYLPQMGLATQKGRKLRAQQRLRKQAKPIYLESHEET; translated from the exons ATGACAGCCTCCACTCAGAGGACAGTGTTGTCGCTCTACATGCGGGTGTTTCGCGTTGCACGAACATGGCAAGCCCAAAGCGGAGTGGCAAGTGACACGCTATCTGAGAGAAATTATATCCTTCAGGAGGCACGCACGTTATTCAGACAGAACCAGCAG ATTACCGATCAAGAAGCAATAAAGAAATGTATCAATGAATGTGAAGCGAGGATAGAAATCG GCCTACATTACAGAATCCCATATCCAAGAGct TCGTACCTGCCCCAAATGGGACTGGCCACTCAGAAGGGGAGGAAGCTGCGAGCACAGCAGCGCCTAAGAAAGCAGGCCAAGCCGATTTATTTAGAGTCACACGAGGAGACCTGA